TGCTCGGCACGGGAACCTGGGGAATCTGTGTGAATAAGGCAGAGCTTTTGAGCGTAACTGCACAAAAGTGCTCACCCGTCTCAGAGATCTGTCCCAGTCCGCTGAGGAGCAATTGTCGCCCATTCTCGTCTCGCGTTTTTGCGAGGGGGGACAAAGCGGGGTTGGGCCTGGCCAGGGTTTGGCTGGCCGACCCCGCTCGTCAGTCCGCCTGCTCTTGCCCGTCTTCTTCCTTCTAGCGGGCCGGCCTCAGATCCGTTCCTCTAAGACTGAGCGGGAGGCTCATCGCTGGTAGCTGACGAAGAGGAGGGACCTTCTTCCGCGTGGCTGCTCTCGCTGGAGGGGCCGGTGGGGCTATTGCTGGCAGCTGACGAAGGCGAGCCATAGATCAGGTCGGTCAGATCCTTATGCGTGCGCTCGAGGATGCTGCGCAGGCGTGACAGGCGGTTAGGATCGCCCACGGAGGAGCGTCCGGCGATCATGAAGAGACGAGCCACCTCGCCGGCCTCCTGGCGCAGCGCCTGCAGCTCTGGCGACCAGCCACGGGCCTTCGCCGCATGCAGTGGCCAGCCTGGGCCGAAGCGTTCCGCCTCGTGCTGGTGCTCGGCCAAAAAAGCGCGTCCAGCCTCAGTGATCGTATAGACCTTGCGCCCCTCAGCCTCGCTAGAGGTGATGAAGCCGCGATCTTCCAGCATTTGCAGCGTTGGATAGATCGAACCCGGGCTAGGGGTATAGAAGCCGCCAGCTCGTTCTTCCAGCACCTTCATCATCTCATAGCCGTGCATGGGACGCTCCTGGAGCAGCTCCAACAACACATATTTGAGATCGCCGCGCCCGAAAAAGCGCAGACGCTCAAAGAAGGCGGCGGGGCCACGCGGGCCGTGACCATGTGGGCCGTGTGGACCGGGTCCGGAGGGAGGCCGCCCACGGCGTGCCTGCCAGAAGTGTGGAACATCTGGGGTAGGAGGACGCTGCCAGGGGAACGAGCCGCCATCATCCCAACCGTAGGACTGCCAGACGAAGCGTCGACCGAACATGAAACGGTGCTCCTTTCTCTGCTCTATCTCCAGCGTCGGGTCCCCACGCTGGTGAGGGCCGCCAGGACGCCACGGGATAACGATATATCGCAAACCACTGTGTTTAGTATAACGATATATCGTGTCCATGTCAAGGGTTCGAAAGCTGTCCGCTTGCAGAAGGGAGGGGGGCGTGATAGGATAAACTGAGGGAAAGAGGGGGTGGGTGGGGGAGTGGAAGAGCCAGCCAGCAGTGCAGGCGAGACAGCAGCCAGCCAATCAGGCCCCGCACAGAAGAGAGAGCCGAGAGACTTGTCGACAGCGTTCACCGACCGTGTATAGTGTCTCTTAGGTTAGGAAAATCGCCAAGAGAGGTAGACGTCGTTTGTCAGTTGAGACTGGAATCAGCCACAGGAGATGTGAGGTGCCAGAACAGTATTATCGCCCAGGAGAGCGGCACGTCGGAAAGCGAGTCGTCACCATTGGCGGAGGCTCTGGAACCTTCGCCCTCCTTTCGCATCTCAAAAAGTACCCGTACAACATCAGCGCCATTGTCACCATGTCGGACAGTGGGGGAAGTTCGCGTCGTCTCATGGATGAGTTTCGGCGTCAATTGCCGCTGGGGGACCTGCGCATGTCGCTCGTTGCTCTGGCGCGCAATGGAGCGCTGTGGCGTGAGGTCTTCATGCACCGCTTTGAGAGCACAGATGAGCAGGGAGAGGGGAAAGGAGGAGTTGGTGGCCACAGCCTGGGGAATCTCATTCTTAAGGGTCTCCAGGACATCAACAATGGCGATCTCATGCTGGCTATTGAGGATGCGCAAGAGCTGCTCAACACCGCCGGGCGGGTGCTGCCTGTCACGCTGGCGCAAACCACCATCTGCGCCGACCTGGAGGATGGTACCACTATTTGTGGCGAGACCGACATTGACACGCGCGGCAAAAAGAAGCTGGAGCCGCTCTCGCCCATTGTCCGCCTGCGCATGGTGCCCGAGGACGCCCCGGCCTGTCCCCAGGCCATTCGCGCCATTCGCCGGGCCGATGTCATCATCATTGGTCCCGGTGATCTCTACACGAGTCTCATCCCTAATTTCCTCGTCAAGGACATCGCGCGCGCCGTGCGTGAGTCCGAAGCCGAGAAAGTCTATGTCTGCAACCTCATGACCAAGCACGGCGAGACTGACGGCTACAAGGCCTCTGATTTTGTCAGCGAAATCCATCGCTACCTTGGGGGCCGCGTCGATCGGGTGATTGTCAACGATGGCCCGTTCCCTCCCGAAGTGCTCCGCACCTATGCTGAGGAGAAGAGCGAGCCTGTGGTCGTCGATCGCGCTCGTTTAGCCAGGCTGGTGCCAAATGTCGTCATCGGCCATTTCAATCTCGAAGATGACATGTTGGCTCGCCATGATCCCGAGCGTCTGGTCAAGGCGATCTTCTCTTCCGATCCTTTCTAGTTCCAGCCAGCCTGGACCTCTCCCATCCGATCTGACCACCTCTGCTTGCAGTCGGCTGCTTCCCTTTTCCAGATAGAGGACCGGCTGCCAGCCACGGCTGGGACAGGCGCCGCGCTTTGTTTGGGACCGTGGCCAGGTCAGACGTCAGCCGATCGCGAGGCGGCGTGTGGCGAGGCCGTCTGTCATCGAACGGCCAGGACCCTCCTCTATGCCTGAGCGCTCAGCCAGGGAAGGAAGGAAACGAGAGAGCCGGACCGCTGGCTGGCGGCCTGGGACCCTGCTCGCTTGCGCTGTCCATCTCCAGGCGGCTGAGCGCTCGCGAGGCTGCCCCCCTCTAGGATAAAGTGCGGGCGATCTGCTCGAATTCCTCGCGCGGGAACGCTCGCATGGTCTGGCTTCGTAGGCTGCCTTGGGCAATGACGCCAAGAATCAAGCGCGCGGCAGTCTGATCGTCAGGAGCCTCGGTAATGATGACATAATCGTACTGGCCCATAACCAGATAGAAGCCGATGAGCTTGCCTCCTGCTTCCTGCAGCGCCTTCTCGAACATCTGGAGACGTTCGGGGGCATTCTTGGCTTCCCTGATCCCTTGCTCGGTCAGATTGACCAGGCTGATGTAGGTTGGCATCGAAGGACCTCCTCGCCCTTGACAGGTCTTCAACTCAAGATGGAACGCTACGGGGTCAGCCTTCTGTTGCAATTGTACACTCCCAATTGCACTTTCACAAGCTCTACTGCCAGCCTGTCAATCCTTTCTTAAATCATCGTTTTTCTACTGCCCCTCTTTCAGGCCGATGGACGCTGAAGGAAGAAGCGATGTTCGCAGTAGCCAGCCAGCATACCCATCAGAGAGAAGAGCGCATTGCTGTGTCCAGGTAGCGAACCGAGAACAACCAGGCCGCTATCGAGCAAGAGATAAGCCAGCATTGCCAGCACCATCCCGAGGTAGGGGCGCACGAACCAGGTGATCAGCAAGAAGAGGGGCTGGCCTCGTGAGGTGGACTGGCGTAGCGAGACCAGGCAACTTACGCAGCCGCCGAGCAGGCCGTAAGCCAGGACCAGCCAGGGCACGCCGAAGGGGGCGAAATCGGGCGTAAAGACCGTCTGTCCAAAGCCCAGCCCCTCGCTGATGGCCAGGGCCAGCACGGCCAGGAGTAAGAGGGCGTGGTAGACGGACAGGGCCAGTAGCCAGCCCTGCGGAGCTGGGCGAGAGGCAGTGGTGGCGGGCGGTGGCTCAGATGGCCCTGCAGACGGCGCCGGCGCTGGCAACACCGGCTTGGGTGAGGTTGTGATCAGGGCCTGGCTCGGCGAGGCCGGGGCAGGCTGCTCCCGTTCATCTTTGCCTGAGACAGCCACGATTGGCTCCGTATCCAGTTCATCGCTCTCCGCTAGTGGGTGTGCGATCGCTGGTCCGCGTGTGCTCCTGCCCCCTGCTGACTCAGGGGAAGGGCTGGCCCGGCCTTCCAGGTCCAGCAGATAGCTCTCTGGCAGCTTCTGGCGGCGGGCGCTCTCCAGCAGGTGCCGCACATAGGGATCACCTGCGTAGCGCTCGGGTAGGCGTGGTTGGAAATACTTGCGAACCGTTGCCGAAGCGATGTAGGTTGTGCAGGCGATCTCGCGCTGGCGTAGAGGCTCGTGGACGACGACCGTTAGCGGCTCGAAGAGGCCGATTGGAGGAACGGCGTCGTGGGCTTTGTCCAGGGGGACCACGCCGTCCTCTGCCGGCAAAGCCAACCGACGTGGCACGCGATAGAGCATTCCCCAGACGGCGGCAGCCGGGTCGCTGCTCGGCAGGATCGAGGCCACAACCTCGCCCGTGGCCGTGCGCACCGCGCCGAAGCCTAGCTCGTAGCCTTTGAGCATGCCGGGTCCGTACGGCAGTGCCAGCCCATCCAGCAATTGGGGGCTGTTCAGCACCACCGTATCCATCTCTGGGCCGTACTCAAATAGCCAGAGAAACTCGTTGCGCTCCGGCCCTGGCTGCGTGGAGGCGGCCACGTCCTCCTTCTCCATTGCCTGGCTGGCAATTGGCAGCGGCGTCTCTTCCAGCGCGCTGTACTCTTCGGGGACAGGAGGCGCAGCCGGGGCCTCCTCGGGGAAGGGAGCCCCGCCATCCGTCAGACGGGGGCCGAAGGTGCTCCCCGTCTCGCCCAGCGCCAGCGAAGGCGGGCGTGGCGTACTGCTGCGCACAATGGGCACACCTGGCGCCACAAAATCGTCACCTCGTCGCCGCTTCTCTCCTCGCCCCTCGCGTCCCTCACGCATCTCTCTTCTCTCCCTTCGCTCTCTTTCGATCGGAGCCTCGCGCTCCCGCTCATGTTCGCGCCCTGGCTGTGCCTGTGCCTCGCCTGACTGACTCTCCTGCCGCTCTCCCTGAGCCGGCTGCTCAGTATCACCGTGCATATCACTTCCCCCTTCCAACTCCAGGCGCGGTGCCTGACCCGTGGCCCTCGTCCCACCCGCTCATGCCTCATCATCGCCCCTGACGACAGCAGTGCGCCGCGCCGTTCCGTATCGTACCTGGTCATGGCCTGGCGTAGACCCTCATTTCCACCCTGCCGGGCTGCAAGCCCCGCGCTCTGGCGGCGCTGGGGTCAGGACAGAGAAGGACGAGCATCCAGCCCTTTGCCTGGTCTGCGGTCCCGTCCCGGCTCTGCGGCTATAGAGATGTACTCGCTGGCGCTCCTGCCCCGGTTCCTCTCTGCCTGATCCTGCTCGCCTTGCTTAACAAGCAAGCATAATGCGGAGCTGCTGTAAGAGATGTTCCACTACTGCAATTGATAGGATACACATTTGTGTCGCTTTCGCCAAGTCTGCAGGACCTGTGGCTAGCGAAAGTCACTGAGCGGCTCCTTATTGAAAAAGCCGCGTTCGGTCACAATAGCGGTGACCAGCTCGCCGGGGGTGCGATCGAAATAGAAGTTGCGCACCTCGATGCCGGAGATGGGCTCCTCCAGCACCTCCTCTGGCTCTTTCTCCTCCAGGAGGGAGAGGTCACCGGTCCAGGGCTGGGAGGAGATTTTCAGCGATTCGCACAAGACGTAGAAAGGGATGCCATAGCCGCGGCAAGCCCAGGCCAGGAGGGCGGTACCGGCTTTGTTGATGACATCGCCGTTGGCGAGGACGCTGTCGGCGCCGACCACCACCGCTGTGCATCCTGGAAGAAAGATGGCAGCCTCGGCGTCGGTGATGAGGGTGACGGCAAGGTTCAGGGCTTGCAGGCGGCGGGCCATCTCGCGGCCTTCATAGCGGGGGCGCCCCTCCAGGACGATGACCCGTTTGATCTGGGAGGCGCAGACGTGCAGGGCCTCCAGGACGGTTCCCGAGAGACTATGTGTCATCAGGGTACCGGCCAGCAGCGGGCGGGCATGAGCGATGATTGCCTGCGGTGCCTGCTCATATTCTTCGCGCAAACGCGCCGCCTCCTGTGCCATGCCTGCCAGTCCTCCTGGTGCTTGCAAGATACGCCGGACCGCGCCGGCGATGGCCGCCATCGCTGGACGGGCCTGCATCAGTTGCTCGCCAGCAGCGCGTACCTGGGCCAACCTCTCTTCCGGCGAGCCGTCCGGGGCGCTGGCCAGCTCTTCCAGGATGGCAATGGTCTCGCCCACCAGCCAACGTGAGCCATGTTCACGGTCGTTGCGCACAGTCTCAATGCGCTCCTGGAGATTCTTCATGCTTCTCTCCCTTCATGGTTGGATCTTGGCTTTGGGCCTGGTCGCTGCCATTACTAGTTATTATCGCGCCCTCTCGTAGGACATGCAAAGAGCCAAAAAGGTTGACGTTGCCCGGCGAGGCCCCTCTGAGAGCCTTCTTCCCTGGTCTGATCTGGTCCGATTGGTTCACTTTTGACCGCCGGCATTGGCTCTTGTGATTCGCTGTCTGGCGCACTACACTGCTATTGGTATGAGCCAATGCAGGAGGGGAGGGAAACCATGCCACAGTCACGCCCATTTGAACACCGCTCACACTCGTGGTCCGCTGCTCCTGCCGCCTCCGTCTTTGTTCGGCTTGATCGCAGCAGCAGTGTGCCACTCTATCGGCAGATCTATCACCAGTTGCGTGAGGCGATTCTCTCTGGGGCCTTGCCCGAAGGGGCCCGTCTGCCCACGGAGCGAGCCTTAGCGCGCGAGCTGGGAGTCAATCGTACAACGGTCATGAATGCTTACAACGAGTTGGCGAGCGAGGGCCTCATCGAGGGACATGTCGGGCGTGGGACATTGGTCCGTCGCAGCTTGCTCGCTCTGGAGGATGAGGAATGCGAGCCAGAAATGCCTTCCTGGCTGCTGGGGCTCTCCGCTGGAGAGAGCGAGATGCTTGGGCCTGATGCGCGCTTACTCAGCGAGCTGATGGCGCTGGCTGAGTACGGCGGGCTGATCTCTTTTGCCAGCGCCATGCCGGAGCCTGCTTTGCTGCCAGCGGAGCTGTTCCGAGCAATCTGTCAGGAGGCGCTCCTGTCTGCTCGTCAGGAGGCACTCGGCTACTGCCCGGTAGAGGGCCTGCAGAGCCTGCGTCAGCAGGTGGCCCTGCGCATGCGTCGGCGGGGAGTACCTGTAGATGCCGGGCATATTTTGATCTTGTCCGGCTCGACGCAGGGCATTGGTCTCGTTGGGCGTTTTCTGCTGCGTCCCGGCGATGAGGTGGTGGTCGAGGTTCCCACCTACATCGGGGCCATTCAGGCCTTTCGGGCCTTGGGGGCGCGGGTCATTGGTATCCCGCTGGATGCTGAAGGTCTGCGGCTGGATCTCTTGGAGAGCGTGCTGACGCGCCATCGTCCGCGGCTGATCTATACTCTGCCGACCTTTCAGAATCCGACGGGCGTGGTGATGTCGCCTGAGCGCCGTCGGCGCTTGCTGCAGCTCTGTCGGCGCTATCAGGTGCCAGTGTTGGAGGATGATACCTACGGTGAGCTGTATTTCGATACGCCGCCACCTCCGCCGCTGAAGGCCCTCGATAGCAGCGAGCAGGTGATCTACCTGAGCACGTTCTCCAAAATGCTGGCGCCGGGCCTGCGGGTGGCCTGGCTGGCTGGACCGGTGCCGATGATTGAGCGCCTCTCGTTGCACAAGCAGATCTTTGATTTGAACACCAATGCCTTTGGTCAGTGGCTGGTGGCTGAGGTCTTGCGGCGTGGTTGGTTGGACGAGCATCTGCGGCGCCTCAGTGCCGCCTATCGGCGCAAGCGTGATCTCATGCTCCAGGCCATTGAGCGCTACTGGCCCCGCGAGATACGGGTGACCCCGCCAGGGGGAGGCTTCCATCTCTGGTGTCGCCTCCCGGCTGGCCTGCGGGCACGCACGCTGCTGCGTGAGGCAGCGGCTGAAGGGGTGGCCCTTCTCAACGGTGAGCCATTTCACGTCGATGGTGGCGGCCAGCAGTATATCCGCCTGAGCTATGCCTATCCCCAGGAAGCGCAGATCGAGGAAGGGATTCGCCGCATTGGCATGGTGTTGAAGCGTCTGTTGTTGCAACGTGGCCAAGAACAGGCTCGTTCCTCTCCTCCTGAGCATATCCCAATGGTCTAAGAATGTGCCTTGTCGCCTCCGTACGGGTCCTTGGGGGCGCCGCAGCCCCGGCTGACGTTCTTGCTCTAACAGGCGTTTGTTGACAGCCTTCGCCCGGTATCGGAAAATGGTGACCGGCCTGGCCGGCGCTGTTGTTTAGATGGGAGGCCGGCCTGATGTGGCTGGACCGCGATCGTATTTCCTTCCCTTGACGCTCGCTGATGTTGGCTAGCGGCTGTGCATTGCCGACTAAGTACTACCTGATCGATCGTGTGCTCCTGCTGGCGTGCTGCTCGCTGGCCTTTGGTTCTTCCTGGTCCCTCTTGCAAACCCGGCGAGCCAGCGCGGGATACCCACCCGGTCTGATTCCTGGCCGGCTGACTGACTGAATGAGGCAGGCCGACGATACAAAAGCCAAGAACGAGAGGAGTGTGTCTGGAGTTGAATCGTCTGACCGCTCCGGGCAAGCGGCTGTTTTTGAGCGGCGATGAGGCAGTGGCGCGAGCTGCGCTGGAGGCTGGCGTTCAAGTGGCGACCGGCTATCCGGGCAATCCTGGCGGCGGGGCGCTGGCGGCACTCTTGCCGCTGGCGGCGCGTTATGGCCTGGCCGCTGAGTGGAGCGTCAATGAGAAGGTGGCACTGGAAGTAGCCGCGGGAGCTGCCTGGGCCGGCAGAAAGAGCCTGGTGACGATGAAGATGTCGGGCCTCAATGTTCTGGCAGATTCGCTGCTCTCGATCGCTCACAGCGGCGTCAACGGGTCCCTGGTGATCTATGCTGTGGATGATGTCGGAGTCTTCTATGGAATGGTTGAGCAGGATTCGCGCTACTACGCGCTCCTGGCGAGCCTGCCGCTATTGATGCCAGCCGGTCCCGAGGAGGCCTATGCACTGACCCGGCTGGCTTTCCAGGCTTCGGCACAGACAGGGGCGCCGGTCCTGCTGCTGGGAACAACGGCGGTGGCGGCCTCTCAAGCCTGGATCAGCGTGGCGCCGCTGGAGCGTCCTGCCATTGAGCAGCCAGCTAGCTTCCAGCGCGATGTGGCACGCTTTACCAAGGCTGTGCCTCAGTGGTGTCGCGAGCAGCATGCTGCTGCCCTGGCCCGCCTGGAGCAGGCTGGGACACTGCTGGGTGTGGCCAATGTGCGGGAGGAGCCGACCGGTTCGGCGGCGGCTGCTCCTCGGGAGGGGCGCATCGGGGTGGTGGTGGCCGGAGTGAGCGCGGCCTATCTGGACGAGGTGCGGGCCCGCCTGCGCACGGCGCCACCTCTGGCAGTCTTCAAGCTGGGCCTGATACATCCCCTGCCCGGCGAAGAACTACGAGCCTTCCTGACTCCGCTGGAGGCGGTGCTGGTCCTGGAGGAGCTGGAGCCACTGATCGAAACGCAGGTGGCGGCCCTGATAGGGGAGCATAATCTGCAGGCTCGCTTGCTGGGCAAGCGCACTGGCCTGCTGCCGCGTGTGGGCGAGTACAATCAGGCCCAGGTGGCGCAGGCGCTGGCTGCCCTGTTGGAGACAGCGGGCTATCAGGAAGCCGCCGCTGAAGCCCAGACCCTGGCGCAACAGTTGTCTCTTCCCCCCGAGCCTGGCGGCCCGGTGGCACCCTTGCCGCGCACCCTCGAGTTCTGTCCCGGCTGCCCGCACCGTATGACCTACTACGCGCTCAGGCGCGCCCTGCAGGCCGCTGGTTATCAGCCCGATGAGGTCATCACGACGGGAGACATCGGCTGTACAATCCTCGGTATGCATGCCCCTCTCTCGGTCTGCTGGACCGAGGTCTCGATGGGGGCCAGCCTGGGCATTGCTCAGGGACTGAAGTACGCTGGCATTGAGCGCCCGGTGCTGGCGGCGATGGGCGATAGCACTTTCTTTCATGGCGGCATTGCGGGCCTACTCAACGCTGTGCAAGCAGGAGTACGCCTGACCTTGCTCTTGCTCGATAATGGTCTGACGGCGATGACGGGGCAGCAGCCAAATCCAGGATCGTGGCGGGACAGCGCCGGACCAACGGCCAGGCCGCGGGCTGACATTGAGACTATTGTACGCGGCTGTGGCGTGACCTTTGTACGCGAGGTCAATCCTTATGAGCTGGAGACCACAGTGGCAGCGCTGCGAGAAGCTCTGGCCTCTCAGGGTGTGGCGGTCGTCATTGCCCGCGCTCCGTGTACGGTCCCAGGTCGCTTGTTGCCCGGCCAGACGGCCCCGTTCCAGGTCGATGAAAGCCGCTGTTGCGCTGGACGGGGCTGTGACAATCTGCCTTGTTATTATGAGGTCGGGTGTCCATCAGTAGCGCTCGTGCCAGCAGGGGGCAGCCCCGACGAAGGAGAGGGGCCGGGAGGCAAGGGAGAGCTGCGGGTGCGCATTGATCCTCTGAGCTGCGTGGCCTGTGGGCTATGTGCTGCTGCCTGCCCATTCGAGGCCATCAGTCCGCTGTCAAGCGTAGCCAGCGATCACAACGAGGAGAAAGCGCTGGCCTCAGTGTGGCCATCCCTTCTCGTGCGGGAGTAACATGCCTATGCCTGAGTCCACAGAGCTTGAGCTACCCTGGCAGGCCCTGGTGCTGGCCGGTGTCGGCGGTCAGGGGCTGCAGACTGCCCTGGAGATCCTGGCGCTGGCCGCCGACGAAATTGGCTTGACAGTGCAGACCTTCGCCCCTCTGAGTCTGGCCCGTCTGGGAGGAAGCGCGTGCTGCCATCTGCGCTTCGGCCCTGCCTCTACGCCGCGCATCGCCCCCGGGCAGGCCGACTTGCTCATCGCTTTGGAGATGAGCGAGACGCTGCGCATACTTCCCCTGGCGCGGGTCGGAGCCGTGGCTTTCATCTCTACCTGGCGCCGACCTCCCCTGGCGGCGGGCCTGCACGGCCAGCCCTATCCTGACCAGCAAACCCTCGCCGCCGCTTTACGGCAACGGGGGGTGAAGGGCATCTTTGTGGAACCGCGCTGCCCTGGCTGGTCGCCAGCCGGAGAGCGGGCAGCGGAAGAGAGGGAGGTGCCTGCCGGATTGCTCTCCCTCTTCATGCTGGCTGTCTGCTGCAGCGCCACTGATCTGCTCCCCCGCGCCGCCCTGGAGCACGCTCTGGCCCGACGCCTGGAGGAAGAGCCGGCGGTCGCTGCTGTCGCTGGAGGCCTCCTCGCTTGCGCCTGGCAGCGCGGAACCCTGCTCAGGCCGCCAGCAGGGACTTGACAAATTCCTGTGGCTGCGGTAATATGCATACGCGAGCACGGTCAAGGCCAGATAGACCAATGCTGTCTGACAAACCGGTCTGTTGGGGTGTCGTTCAACGGTAGGACTGCCGACTCTGGATCGGCCAATCGGGGTTCGAATCCCTGCACCCCAGCCAGTCGGAGAGGCAAGAACGCCTCTCCTTTTTTGTTTGCCT
This genomic interval from Thermogemmatispora onikobensis contains the following:
- a CDS encoding translation initiation factor eIF-2B, whose amino-acid sequence is MKNLQERIETVRNDREHGSRWLVGETIAILEELASAPDGSPEERLAQVRAAGEQLMQARPAMAAIAGAVRRILQAPGGLAGMAQEAARLREEYEQAPQAIIAHARPLLAGTLMTHSLSGTVLEALHVCASQIKRVIVLEGRPRYEGREMARRLQALNLAVTLITDAEAAIFLPGCTAVVVGADSVLANGDVINKAGTALLAWACRGYGIPFYVLCESLKISSQPWTGDLSLLEEKEPEEVLEEPISGIEVRNFYFDRTPGELVTAIVTERGFFNKEPLSDFR
- a CDS encoding thiamine pyrophosphate-dependent enzyme; translated protein: MNRLTAPGKRLFLSGDEAVARAALEAGVQVATGYPGNPGGGALAALLPLAARYGLAAEWSVNEKVALEVAAGAAWAGRKSLVTMKMSGLNVLADSLLSIAHSGVNGSLVIYAVDDVGVFYGMVEQDSRYYALLASLPLLMPAGPEEAYALTRLAFQASAQTGAPVLLLGTTAVAASQAWISVAPLERPAIEQPASFQRDVARFTKAVPQWCREQHAAALARLEQAGTLLGVANVREEPTGSAAAAPREGRIGVVVAGVSAAYLDEVRARLRTAPPLAVFKLGLIHPLPGEELRAFLTPLEAVLVLEELEPLIETQVAALIGEHNLQARLLGKRTGLLPRVGEYNQAQVAQALAALLETAGYQEAAAEAQTLAQQLSLPPEPGGPVAPLPRTLEFCPGCPHRMTYYALRRALQAAGYQPDEVITTGDIGCTILGMHAPLSVCWTEVSMGASLGIAQGLKYAGIERPVLAAMGDSTFFHGGIAGLLNAVQAGVRLTLLLLDNGLTAMTGQQPNPGSWRDSAGPTARPRADIETIVRGCGVTFVREVNPYELETTVAALREALASQGVAVVIARAPCTVPGRLLPGQTAPFQVDESRCCAGRGCDNLPCYYEVGCPSVALVPAGGSPDEGEGPGGKGELRVRIDPLSCVACGLCAAACPFEAISPLSSVASDHNEEKALASVWPSLLVRE
- a CDS encoding gluconeogenesis factor YvcK family protein; translated protein: MPEQYYRPGERHVGKRVVTIGGGSGTFALLSHLKKYPYNISAIVTMSDSGGSSRRLMDEFRRQLPLGDLRMSLVALARNGALWREVFMHRFESTDEQGEGKGGVGGHSLGNLILKGLQDINNGDLMLAIEDAQELLNTAGRVLPVTLAQTTICADLEDGTTICGETDIDTRGKKKLEPLSPIVRLRMVPEDAPACPQAIRAIRRADVIIIGPGDLYTSLIPNFLVKDIARAVRESEAEKVYVCNLMTKHGETDGYKASDFVSEIHRYLGGRVDRVIVNDGPFPPEVLRTYAEEKSEPVVVDRARLARLVPNVVIGHFNLEDDMLARHDPERLVKAIFSSDPF
- a CDS encoding 2-oxoacid:acceptor oxidoreductase family protein → MPESTELELPWQALVLAGVGGQGLQTALEILALAADEIGLTVQTFAPLSLARLGGSACCHLRFGPASTPRIAPGQADLLIALEMSETLRILPLARVGAVAFISTWRRPPLAAGLHGQPYPDQQTLAAALRQRGVKGIFVEPRCPGWSPAGERAAEEREVPAGLLSLFMLAVCCSATDLLPRAALEHALARRLEEEPAVAAVAGGLLACAWQRGTLLRPPAGT
- the pdxR gene encoding MocR-like pyridoxine biosynthesis transcription factor PdxR; protein product: MPQSRPFEHRSHSWSAAPAASVFVRLDRSSSVPLYRQIYHQLREAILSGALPEGARLPTERALARELGVNRTTVMNAYNELASEGLIEGHVGRGTLVRRSLLALEDEECEPEMPSWLLGLSAGESEMLGPDARLLSELMALAEYGGLISFASAMPEPALLPAELFRAICQEALLSARQEALGYCPVEGLQSLRQQVALRMRRRGVPVDAGHILILSGSTQGIGLVGRFLLRPGDEVVVEVPTYIGAIQAFRALGARVIGIPLDAEGLRLDLLESVLTRHRPRLIYTLPTFQNPTGVVMSPERRRRLLQLCRRYQVPVLEDDTYGELYFDTPPPPPLKALDSSEQVIYLSTFSKMLAPGLRVAWLAGPVPMIERLSLHKQIFDLNTNAFGQWLVAEVLRRGWLDEHLRRLSAAYRRKRDLMLQAIERYWPREIRVTPPGGGFHLWCRLPAGLRARTLLREAAAEGVALLNGEPFHVDGGGQQYIRLSYAYPQEAQIEEGIRRIGMVLKRLLLQRGQEQARSSPPEHIPMV
- a CDS encoding PadR family transcriptional regulator — protein: MFGRRFVWQSYGWDDGGSFPWQRPPTPDVPHFWQARRGRPPSGPGPHGPHGHGPRGPAAFFERLRFFGRGDLKYVLLELLQERPMHGYEMMKVLEERAGGFYTPSPGSIYPTLQMLEDRGFITSSEAEGRKVYTITEAGRAFLAEHQHEAERFGPGWPLHAAKARGWSPELQALRQEAGEVARLFMIAGRSSVGDPNRLSRLRSILERTHKDLTDLIYGSPSSAASNSPTGPSSESSHAEEGPSSSSATSDEPPAQS
- a CDS encoding GYD domain-containing protein, with amino-acid sequence MPTYISLVNLTEQGIREAKNAPERLQMFEKALQEAGGKLIGFYLVMGQYDYVIITEAPDDQTAARLILGVIAQGSLRSQTMRAFPREEFEQIARTLS
- a CDS encoding gamma-glutamylcyclotransferase family protein, translating into MHGDTEQPAQGERQESQSGEAQAQPGREHEREREAPIERERRERREMREGREGRGEKRRRGDDFVAPGVPIVRSSTPRPPSLALGETGSTFGPRLTDGGAPFPEEAPAAPPVPEEYSALEETPLPIASQAMEKEDVAASTQPGPERNEFLWLFEYGPEMDTVVLNSPQLLDGLALPYGPGMLKGYELGFGAVRTATGEVVASILPSSDPAAAVWGMLYRVPRRLALPAEDGVVPLDKAHDAVPPIGLFEPLTVVVHEPLRQREIACTTYIASATVRKYFQPRLPERYAGDPYVRHLLESARRQKLPESYLLDLEGRASPSPESAGGRSTRGPAIAHPLAESDELDTEPIVAVSGKDEREQPAPASPSQALITTSPKPVLPAPAPSAGPSEPPPATTASRPAPQGWLLALSVYHALLLLAVLALAISEGLGFGQTVFTPDFAPFGVPWLVLAYGLLGGCVSCLVSLRQSTSRGQPLFLLITWFVRPYLGMVLAMLAYLLLDSGLVVLGSLPGHSNALFSLMGMLAGYCEHRFFLQRPSA